A part of Halobacillus shinanisalinarum genomic DNA contains:
- a CDS encoding type III pantothenate kinase, with protein sequence MNFVLDVGNTNTVLGVFSDEQLKYQWRIKTDRHKTEDEYGMLIKSLFDHEGLTFEDINGVIISSVVPPIMFALDRMSRYYFKKQPMIIGEHDVDHGLAMKYPNPNEIGADRIVNAVGAIEEYDTPLIIIDFGTATTYCYVNEEREYVGGAIAPGINISMEALYAKAAKLPKIEIKSPQEVIGQSTVEAMQSGVFYGYVGQVDEVVRRMKETASKTPTVIATGGLARLIADQSRTIDHVDPFLTLKGLHKIYQNNKDKLVFKGEG encoded by the coding sequence ATGAATTTTGTGCTTGATGTCGGAAATACAAACACAGTACTCGGGGTTTTTAGTGATGAGCAGTTAAAATATCAGTGGCGTATTAAAACTGACCGTCATAAGACGGAAGATGAATACGGCATGCTTATCAAATCCCTATTTGACCATGAAGGGCTGACATTTGAAGATATAAATGGTGTTATTATTTCGTCTGTAGTTCCGCCAATTATGTTTGCACTTGATCGAATGTCCCGCTATTATTTTAAGAAACAGCCTATGATCATTGGGGAACATGATGTGGATCATGGTTTAGCCATGAAGTATCCAAACCCTAATGAAATTGGGGCGGACCGTATTGTTAATGCAGTAGGTGCCATAGAAGAATATGACACACCTCTGATTATTATTGACTTTGGAACAGCCACTACGTATTGTTACGTCAATGAAGAAAGAGAATATGTTGGTGGGGCTATTGCACCCGGTATTAATATTTCCATGGAGGCCCTCTATGCCAAAGCAGCAAAGCTTCCTAAAATCGAAATAAAGAGTCCTCAGGAGGTAATTGGACAATCAACTGTTGAAGCGATGCAGTCAGGTGTGTTTTATGGATATGTGGGACAAGTGGACGAAGTTGTCCGGCGGATGAAGGAAACAGCTTCTAAAACCCCTACAGTCATTGCCACAGGAGGGCTAGCTCGGTTAATTGCCGATCAGTCTCGGACCATAGATCATGTTGACCCATTTTTAACATTAAAAGGACTTCATAAGATTTACCAAAACAACAAGGATAAACTAGTGTTTAAAGGAGAAGGATGA
- the hslO gene encoding Hsp33 family molecular chaperone HslO → MSDYLIRAMGFDGQVRAYAIQSTETVEEARRRQDSWATASAALGRTLTISAMMGVMLKGEDKLTIKVEGDGPIGAIIADANSRGEVRGYLKNPHVDFDLNSKGKLDVARAVGTSGTLSVVKDLGMRDHFTGQVPIVSGEIGEDFTYYFANSEQVPSAVGAGVLVNTDHSILASGGFIIQMMPGAEEKTTTAIEERLSQMAPISTMIREGKSPEQILHALLGEENVQLLDTLPVSFSCHCSRERVEMAISSLGDEEIERMIEEDQGAEAKCHFCNEAYHFDENDLKELQSGSSQ, encoded by the coding sequence ATGTCAGATTATTTAATTCGCGCAATGGGATTTGACGGACAAGTTCGTGCCTATGCGATTCAGTCAACGGAGACTGTAGAAGAAGCACGTCGTAGACAGGATTCATGGGCTACTGCTTCAGCCGCCTTAGGTCGGACACTGACAATAAGTGCTATGATGGGTGTTATGTTAAAAGGTGAAGATAAACTTACTATTAAGGTAGAGGGAGACGGCCCGATCGGTGCTATTATTGCTGATGCTAATTCTCGAGGTGAAGTTCGTGGGTATTTAAAAAACCCGCATGTTGATTTTGATTTGAATAGTAAAGGGAAGTTGGACGTAGCACGAGCTGTAGGAACGTCAGGTACATTAAGTGTTGTAAAGGACCTTGGCATGAGAGATCACTTTACAGGACAGGTCCCAATCGTCTCTGGTGAAATTGGTGAGGATTTCACCTATTATTTTGCTAACTCTGAACAAGTCCCTTCTGCGGTTGGAGCGGGGGTGCTCGTGAACACAGATCATTCAATTTTGGCCTCGGGTGGCTTTATTATTCAGATGATGCCTGGTGCAGAGGAAAAAACGACCACTGCTATTGAAGAACGCCTAAGTCAAATGGCTCCGATCTCTACAATGATTCGTGAAGGGAAAAGCCCTGAACAAATCTTGCATGCCCTCCTAGGGGAAGAGAATGTTCAATTATTAGACACCTTACCTGTTTCATTTTCCTGCCACTGTTCTAGAGAAAGAGTAGAGATGGCAATTTCAAGTCTCGGAGATGAGGAAATTGAGCGTATGATTGAAGAAGATCAGGGGGCAGAAGCGAAATGTCATTTCTGTAATGAAGCGTATCACTTTGATGAAAATGATTTGAAGGAATTGCAGTCCGGCTCATCACAATAA
- the cysK gene encoding cysteine synthase A, which translates to MRVANNVSELVGKTPMVRLNRSADEDSADIYLKLEYMNPGSSVKDRIALSMIEAAEESGELKAGDTLVEPTSGNTGIGLAMIAAAKGYKATLVMPDTMSQERRNLLRAYGAELILTPGSDGMKGAIKKAEELKDKHGYFMPQQFNNKANVAVHARTTGPEIIEQIGDQLDAFVSGIGTGGTITGAGKVLKNHYSDIKIYAIEPEDSAILSGGQPGPHKLQGLGAGFVPEILDTEIYDEVYTVSKEDSYAAAREAAGKDGILGGVSSGSAIHVAKQVAKKLGKGKKVVAVLPSNGERYLSTPLYQFDEE; encoded by the coding sequence ATGAGAGTTGCAAATAATGTAAGTGAACTAGTTGGAAAAACACCCATGGTAAGGCTAAATAGAAGTGCAGATGAAGATAGTGCAGACATTTACTTAAAACTGGAGTATATGAATCCGGGGAGTTCGGTGAAAGACCGTATTGCCCTATCTATGATTGAAGCAGCGGAGGAATCAGGAGAATTAAAAGCAGGCGATACACTTGTTGAGCCAACAAGTGGAAACACAGGTATTGGCCTGGCTATGATTGCTGCGGCTAAAGGATATAAAGCGACGCTTGTAATGCCTGATACAATGAGTCAAGAGCGACGCAACTTACTTCGTGCCTATGGTGCAGAACTTATCCTGACACCAGGTAGTGACGGGATGAAAGGTGCGATTAAAAAGGCTGAGGAACTTAAGGATAAGCATGGTTATTTCATGCCCCAGCAGTTTAATAACAAAGCCAACGTAGCTGTACATGCCCGCACGACTGGTCCTGAAATTATTGAGCAAATAGGCGACCAGCTCGATGCGTTCGTTTCTGGAATTGGAACAGGTGGGACGATTACAGGAGCGGGAAAAGTCTTGAAAAATCATTATTCTGACATTAAAATTTATGCGATTGAGCCCGAAGATTCTGCGATTTTGTCTGGAGGACAGCCGGGCCCTCACAAACTCCAAGGACTTGGAGCAGGATTTGTGCCGGAAATATTGGATACAGAGATTTATGATGAAGTCTATACAGTATCGAAAGAAGATTCTTATGCCGCTGCACGTGAAGCAGCAGGAAAAGATGGCATTCTTGGTGGTGTCTCCTCAGGATCGGCCATTCATGTTGCAAAACAAGTTGCTAAGAAGTTAGGAAAAGGTAAAAAGGTAGTAGCTGTACTTCCTAGTAATGGAGAGCGATATCTATCTACCCCGCTTTATCAATTTGATGAAGAATAG
- the folP gene encoding dihydropteroate synthase gives MQSTLRTKVKQYDYSKQTLVMGILNITPDSFSDGGEFNEINRSVEQALKMEGQGAHIIDVGGESTRPGHAPVTEAEEISRVVPVIEAIRDKLSIPISIDTYKAEVAKQALNAGASIINDVWGAKREPRIAQVAADYDVPLILMHNRTDKKYRSLIDDMKVDLKESIDIAKQAGVKDQRIILDPGVGFAKSPEDNLVVMRNLHQFLELDYPILLGTSRKSFIGLTLDLPEDQRMEGTGATVCYGVAQGMQIVRVHDVEPIVRMTKMMDAMMGKESTNG, from the coding sequence ATGCAATCTACTCTTAGGACAAAAGTAAAACAGTACGATTATTCAAAGCAAACGCTCGTGATGGGGATCCTTAATATTACACCGGATTCTTTTTCTGACGGGGGAGAATTCAACGAGATCAATCGGTCTGTTGAACAAGCCTTGAAAATGGAAGGGCAAGGTGCTCATATTATAGATGTTGGGGGAGAATCAACAAGGCCTGGACATGCTCCAGTCACCGAGGCTGAGGAAATCTCACGTGTAGTTCCGGTTATTGAAGCAATTCGTGATAAGCTGTCTATTCCTATATCCATCGATACCTATAAAGCAGAGGTTGCGAAACAAGCTCTTAATGCAGGGGCCTCGATTATAAATGATGTATGGGGGGCTAAACGTGAACCGAGAATTGCTCAAGTCGCTGCAGACTATGATGTTCCGCTCATCCTCATGCATAATCGAACAGATAAAAAGTATCGTTCACTTATTGACGATATGAAAGTGGACTTAAAGGAAAGTATTGATATAGCTAAGCAAGCTGGTGTAAAGGATCAGCGCATTATATTGGATCCAGGTGTTGGTTTTGCTAAGTCACCTGAAGATAATTTAGTTGTAATGAGAAACTTACATCAGTTTCTTGAGTTAGATTATCCGATCTTATTAGGTACTTCCAGGAAATCCTTTATTGGTCTTACACTTGATTTGCCAGAAGATCAGCGAATGGAAGGTACGGGGGCAACAGTTTGTTACGGAGTAGCACAAGGTATGCAAATTGTCCGAGTTCATGATGTCGAACCGATCGTTCGTATGACAAAAATGATGGATGCTATGATGGGAAAGGAGTCAACCAATGGATAA
- the folB gene encoding dihydroneopterin aldolase: MDKIYLNSMEFWGYHGLFPEENKLGQRFYVDLELELDLKPAAQTDDMNQSINYGEIYEVTKKVVEGEARKLVETVAEQLSGKLLEHFELLDACRVKVTKPDPPIPGHYKSVAIDIYRERTDD, translated from the coding sequence ATGGATAAAATCTATTTGAACAGCATGGAATTCTGGGGGTATCATGGGCTTTTTCCAGAGGAAAACAAACTCGGTCAACGCTTTTACGTCGACCTTGAACTTGAATTGGATTTAAAGCCGGCTGCACAAACAGACGATATGAATCAATCGATCAACTATGGTGAAATATATGAAGTAACCAAAAAGGTGGTTGAGGGAGAAGCAAGGAAACTAGTAGAAACTGTTGCTGAACAACTTTCTGGGAAGCTTCTGGAGCATTTCGAGCTGCTGGATGCGTGCCGCGTTAAGGTGACTAAACCGGATCCACCTATTCCAGGTCATTACAAGTCTGTAGCCATAGACATTTACAGGGAGAGAACGGATGATTAG
- the folK gene encoding 2-amino-4-hydroxy-6-hydroxymethyldihydropteridine diphosphokinase: MIRAYIALGSNIAPREQYLTEAMTMLREHDSIIICTTSKVYETAPVGYVDQNDFLNMVVEIETGLQPLALLDYCQSIEQKLGRKRTIKWGPRTIDLDILLYNEENMKAERLTIPHPHMHERAFVIVPLAEVNPGAYLPSLNQTVEEILQQLPEDEVKSIQPLRQL, encoded by the coding sequence ATGATTAGAGCTTATATTGCTCTGGGATCAAATATAGCCCCGAGAGAGCAGTACTTAACTGAGGCGATGACCATGCTTCGTGAGCACGACTCCATTATAATATGTACAACTTCGAAAGTTTATGAAACGGCTCCTGTCGGTTATGTCGATCAGAATGATTTTCTAAACATGGTGGTTGAAATTGAAACTGGGTTGCAGCCGTTGGCGTTGCTTGATTACTGCCAAAGCATTGAACAGAAATTAGGTAGAAAGCGCACTATTAAATGGGGTCCCCGCACAATAGACCTTGACATTTTACTGTATAATGAAGAAAATATGAAAGCAGAGCGACTGACGATTCCACATCCTCATATGCACGAGCGCGCGTTCGTTATCGTGCCGCTTGCTGAAGTGAATCCGGGAGCTTACCTTCCATCATTAAACCAGACAGTTGAAGAAATACTTCAGCAGCTGCCTGAAGATGAAGTGAAAAGTATCCAGCCGCTACGTCAGCTTTAA
- the dusB gene encoding tRNA dihydrouridine synthase DusB, with protein sequence MFQIGDITIPNRVVLAPMAGVCNSAFRLTVKEFGAGLVCAEMVSDKGIVNQNKKTMDMLYIDPDEEPMSLQIFGGEEETLINAAKFVDKNTTANIIDINMGCPVPKITKCDAGSKWLLDPDKMYNMVSEVVKAVDKPVTVKMRTGWDEEHILALENGKALEAAGAKSVALHGRTRDQMYEGVADWEIVRKLKETVNIPVIGNGDIDSPQVAKQRLEETGVDAVMIGRAALGNPWMIYRTAKFLETGELVDEPTPKEKIDVCMLHMDRLIRLKNEKVAILEMRKHASWYLKGLKGGGRVRNRINQAETRDTMLDILYDFANDLEESIKVS encoded by the coding sequence ATGTTTCAAATCGGAGATATCACCATTCCGAACAGAGTTGTGCTTGCCCCGATGGCAGGTGTATGTAACTCAGCCTTTCGTCTAACTGTTAAGGAGTTCGGTGCAGGACTAGTTTGTGCGGAAATGGTTAGTGATAAAGGGATTGTTAATCAAAACAAGAAAACGATGGACATGCTTTACATCGATCCAGATGAAGAACCTATGAGTCTGCAAATTTTTGGCGGCGAAGAAGAGACCCTTATTAATGCAGCAAAATTCGTTGATAAAAATACTACAGCTAATATTATTGATATTAATATGGGATGTCCTGTGCCCAAGATTACGAAATGTGATGCGGGTTCTAAATGGTTGCTTGACCCGGATAAGATGTACAACATGGTTTCTGAAGTTGTTAAGGCAGTGGACAAACCCGTTACTGTAAAAATGCGTACAGGGTGGGATGAGGAACATATTTTAGCTTTGGAGAATGGTAAAGCTCTTGAAGCGGCTGGAGCCAAATCTGTAGCTCTTCACGGGCGTACCCGCGACCAAATGTATGAAGGTGTAGCAGACTGGGAGATTGTACGTAAGCTGAAGGAAACTGTCAATATTCCCGTTATCGGTAACGGTGACATCGATTCACCTCAAGTCGCTAAGCAACGCCTAGAAGAAACAGGTGTAGACGCTGTGATGATTGGGCGTGCAGCTCTTGGAAACCCGTGGATGATTTATCGCACGGCGAAGTTTCTTGAAACAGGTGAGCTTGTTGATGAGCCTACCCCGAAAGAGAAAATTGATGTCTGCATGCTTCACATGGACCGCTTGATTCGCCTGAAAAATGAGAAAGTAGCGATCCTCGAGATGCGTAAACACGCTTCATGGTATTTAAAAGGACTAAAAGGTGGCGGCCGTGTACGTAACCGAATTAACCAAGCTGAAACGAGAGATACCATGTTAGACATTCTTTATGATTTTGCTAATGACCTTGAAGAAAGTATCAAAGTATCCTGA
- the lysS gene encoding lysine--tRNA ligase: protein MTEELNDQMRVRREKLSTYKDQGLDPFGSKFERTALAEDLITKYDEFSKDELEEQQFPATIAGRIMTKRGKGKAGFAHIQDLSGQIQLYVRKDSVGDEAYEVFKTADIGDIVGISGVMFKTNVGELSVKAGEFQVLTKSLRPLPEKFHGLKDVEQRYRQRYLDLITNPESRDTFILRSKIIQSMRRYLDNLGFLEVETPMMHGIPGGASARPFETHHNALDMQLYMRIAIELHLKRLIVGGMEKVYEIGRVFRNEGVSTRHNPEFTMIELYEAYADYHDIMDLTENLVAHIAKEVLGSTTVTYDNEEIHLQPKWTRIHMVDAVKEYTGVDFWKQLSDEEAKSVAKEHGIEIQDTMTFGHIVNEFFEQKVEEKLIQPTFVYGQPIEISPLAKKNPEDARFTDRFELFIVGREHANAFSELNDPIDQRERFEAQLKEREEGNDEAHMMDEDFLESLEYGMPPTGGLGIGIDRLVMLLTNSSSIRDVLLFPQMRNRES, encoded by the coding sequence ATGACGGAAGAACTCAATGATCAAATGCGGGTGCGTCGGGAGAAACTGAGTACTTACAAAGATCAAGGACTGGATCCTTTTGGAAGTAAATTCGAACGCACTGCTTTAGCTGAAGATTTAATAACAAAATATGATGAATTTTCTAAAGATGAACTTGAAGAGCAACAATTTCCTGCTACTATTGCTGGGCGAATCATGACAAAGCGTGGGAAAGGAAAGGCGGGCTTTGCTCACATTCAGGACCTTAGTGGTCAAATTCAGCTTTATGTCCGTAAAGACAGTGTAGGTGATGAAGCTTACGAGGTGTTTAAGACAGCTGATATAGGTGATATTGTCGGTATCTCTGGTGTAATGTTCAAGACTAACGTAGGAGAACTCTCAGTCAAAGCGGGCGAGTTTCAAGTTTTAACAAAATCTCTAAGACCATTACCTGAAAAATTCCATGGTTTAAAAGATGTTGAACAACGCTATCGTCAACGTTACTTAGACCTTATTACCAATCCTGAAAGCCGTGATACCTTTATTTTGCGCAGTAAAATCATTCAGTCCATGCGTAGATATTTAGATAACCTCGGATTTCTAGAGGTTGAAACACCGATGATGCACGGAATACCAGGTGGAGCATCAGCTCGTCCATTTGAAACGCACCATAACGCTCTCGACATGCAGCTATATATGAGAATTGCCATCGAACTTCATCTGAAAAGATTAATCGTAGGCGGCATGGAGAAGGTGTATGAGATTGGACGAGTCTTTCGTAATGAAGGGGTCTCCACTCGACACAACCCTGAATTCACCATGATTGAATTATATGAAGCTTATGCTGATTACCATGATATTATGGATTTAACCGAAAACTTGGTCGCTCATATTGCTAAAGAGGTACTTGGCTCAACAACTGTTACTTATGATAATGAAGAGATTCATTTACAACCTAAATGGACCCGAATCCATATGGTAGATGCTGTGAAAGAATACACAGGCGTGGACTTCTGGAAGCAACTGAGTGATGAAGAAGCAAAATCTGTTGCTAAAGAGCATGGGATAGAGATCCAAGATACGATGACATTCGGTCATATTGTTAACGAATTTTTTGAACAAAAAGTCGAAGAGAAACTTATTCAACCTACTTTTGTATATGGCCAGCCAATTGAAATCTCTCCTCTTGCTAAGAAGAATCCAGAGGACGCACGTTTTACTGACCGTTTTGAGCTATTCATTGTAGGGCGCGAACACGCAAATGCCTTCTCTGAGCTTAACGATCCTATCGATCAACGTGAGCGATTTGAGGCACAGCTTAAAGAGCGCGAAGAAGGAAACGATGAAGCGCACATGATGGACGAAGATTTCTTGGAATCATTAGAATATGGTATGCCTCCAACGGGTGGGCTAGGTATTGGAATCGATCGTCTCGTTATGCTGCTAACAAACTCTTCATCGATCCGAGATGTATTGTTGTTCCCACAAATGAGAAACCGCGAATCATAA
- a CDS encoding MgtC/SapB family protein, translating to MDDFDLFNDNLELFFIRLFIALLLSGIIGFERELKNHSAGFRTHILVGIGSCLMMLLSLYGFEEFISDHDNVRFDPSRLPSYVISGIGFLGAGTIIVNGMTIRGLTTAASIWTVAGLGLVVGAGMYDVAVLATILVLLSLIFLNNLEKKYFSGYFKNSYVLLADERIETSKLLGIFDEEGISLQKVEIENLNNKTKNILIQITKGQKINEISLLEKLSKVDNVLQVEQRR from the coding sequence ATGGACGATTTTGATTTATTCAATGATAACTTAGAGTTGTTTTTTATCCGCTTATTTATTGCGTTACTTTTATCAGGGATTATAGGATTTGAGCGGGAGTTGAAAAATCATTCCGCAGGATTTCGCACCCATATACTTGTCGGCATCGGTTCTTGTCTTATGATGCTTCTATCATTATATGGCTTTGAAGAATTTATTAGTGATCATGATAATGTTCGTTTTGACCCATCCCGTCTCCCTTCCTACGTTATTAGTGGGATTGGTTTCTTAGGAGCTGGAACAATTATTGTTAATGGGATGACGATCCGCGGACTCACGACAGCAGCATCTATATGGACAGTTGCTGGATTGGGCTTAGTTGTCGGTGCCGGCATGTATGATGTTGCTGTACTCGCTACGATTTTAGTTCTATTGAGTCTCATCTTTTTAAATAATTTGGAGAAAAAGTACTTTAGTGGCTATTTCAAAAATTCATATGTGCTCCTGGCAGATGAGAGAATCGAAACAAGTAAGTTACTCGGCATATTTGATGAGGAAGGTATTTCGCTGCAAAAGGTGGAAATTGAAAATTTAAATAATAAAACTAAAAATATTCTTATTCAAATTACCAAAGGACAAAAGATTAATGAGATTTCTTTACTTGAAAAGTTATCAAAAGTCGATAATGTCCTTCAGGTTGAACAAAGAAGATAA
- a CDS encoding CtsR family transcriptional regulator has product MRNISDIIEEYLKNILDNNEKKAIEIKRSEIADRFQCVPSQINYVIKTRFTVEKGYIVESKRGGGGYIRIRRVQHRSEAKMIDDIVQLIHPKVSQSIAIDIIERLLENNSITSREARMMVSAIDREVLAFPLPLRDEVRSRILTAMLFTLKYTS; this is encoded by the coding sequence ATGCGGAATATATCCGACATCATAGAAGAGTATTTAAAGAATATTTTAGATAATAATGAAAAGAAAGCTATTGAAATTAAGAGGAGTGAAATTGCTGATCGGTTTCAATGTGTTCCCTCACAAATTAATTATGTGATTAAAACACGTTTCACTGTGGAAAAAGGTTATATAGTTGAAAGTAAACGTGGAGGCGGCGGTTATATTCGGATACGCCGTGTTCAACACCGATCTGAAGCAAAGATGATTGATGATATTGTACAGCTCATTCATCCAAAGGTTTCTCAATCTATAGCAATAGACATTATCGAAAGATTACTTGAAAATAACAGCATTACGAGCCGTGAAGCACGTATGATGGTCAGTGCAATAGATCGTGAAGTTCTCGCTTTCCCCCTTCCTCTAAGGGACGAGGTCCGCTCAAGGATTCTTACGGCTATGCTGTTCACCCTGAAATACACAAGCTAA
- a CDS encoding UvrB/UvrC motif-containing protein, whose amino-acid sequence MECQRCHNRAATVHLTQLMNGEKTEVHVCEQCAKEKGYMHDHEENFTLNDLLTGLFNFEPKQSPNGQQTGTQQPKEQLKCPKCGLTFKEFARAGKFGCAECYKTFDERLNPILRRVHSGNTHHDGKIPRREGGNLHLRRQKDQYKSELQRLIEQEEFEEAAKLRDEIRSLDDQLQDREEGES is encoded by the coding sequence ATGGAATGCCAGCGATGCCATAACCGTGCTGCCACCGTTCATTTGACACAACTAATGAATGGGGAGAAGACTGAAGTTCATGTTTGTGAACAATGTGCGAAGGAAAAAGGATATATGCATGACCATGAAGAAAACTTTACACTAAACGATTTATTGACTGGTCTATTTAATTTCGAACCAAAACAATCTCCCAATGGTCAGCAAACGGGTACTCAGCAACCTAAAGAGCAGCTTAAATGTCCGAAATGCGGCTTAACTTTTAAAGAATTTGCCAGGGCAGGAAAGTTTGGTTGTGCTGAATGTTATAAGACATTTGACGAACGGCTCAATCCAATTCTCCGCCGTGTGCATAGCGGTAATACACACCATGATGGGAAAATCCCCAGGCGTGAAGGGGGTAACTTGCACCTTAGGCGTCAAAAGGATCAATATAAATCTGAGCTGCAGCGGTTAATCGAACAGGAAGAGTTTGAAGAAGCTGCCAAGCTTAGAGATGAAATTCGCTCTTTGGATGACCAACTCCAAGACAGAGAGGAGGGGGAGAGCTAA
- a CDS encoding protein arginine kinase: MSLQQFMNEAISPWMKQDGPDSDIVLSSRIRLARNFSNIPFPTISSEDNLEKVLNFFNEEFRSESFRDYKGFEIVKMSDLQPIEKRVLVEKHLISPHLTDNSEHSASLISQNEQVSIMINEEDHIRIQLYFPGFQLDRALEQASQLDDWLEEKIDYAFDEKRGYLTACPTNVGTGMRASVMMHLPALALTQQINRMTPAINQLGLVVRGIYGEGSEAVGSIFQISNQITLGKSEEDIVEDLHSVVKQLIDQERRARQTLMHRSGIQLEDRIFRSYGVLKYGRIIESKEAAKCLSDLRLGIDLGFIDHVPKTILNELMVLTQPGFLQQYAKETLSPSERDIRRASLIRERLQLENKE; encoded by the coding sequence ATGTCATTACAGCAATTTATGAATGAAGCGATTAGTCCATGGATGAAACAAGATGGACCGGATAGTGATATTGTTTTGAGCAGCCGCATTCGATTAGCGCGTAACTTCTCAAATATTCCGTTCCCGACGATTTCTTCCGAAGATAATCTGGAAAAAGTATTAAATTTTTTCAATGAAGAATTTCGCAGCGAGTCGTTTAGGGATTATAAAGGTTTTGAAATAGTTAAAATGAGTGATCTGCAGCCTATTGAGAAAAGGGTTCTAGTAGAGAAGCATTTAATTAGCCCGCATTTAACGGACAACTCAGAACACTCTGCTTCTTTAATTTCTCAAAATGAACAGGTATCAATTATGATTAATGAAGAGGATCATATTCGCATACAGTTATATTTCCCGGGCTTTCAACTTGACAGGGCTTTAGAGCAGGCATCACAGCTTGATGATTGGCTGGAGGAAAAGATTGATTATGCGTTTGATGAAAAACGTGGTTATTTAACGGCTTGCCCTACAAACGTTGGTACTGGGATGAGAGCGTCGGTAATGATGCACCTTCCGGCTCTTGCTTTAACACAGCAGATTAACCGAATGACCCCGGCTATTAACCAGCTTGGTTTAGTCGTACGGGGAATTTATGGAGAAGGCAGTGAAGCTGTAGGGAGTATTTTTCAAATATCAAATCAAATTACACTAGGGAAATCTGAAGAAGATATCGTAGAGGATCTTCATAGTGTAGTAAAACAGCTGATTGATCAGGAGCGAAGGGCAAGACAAACTTTGATGCACCGCTCAGGCATACAGCTTGAGGATCGAATTTTTCGCTCGTATGGTGTTCTAAAGTATGGTCGAATCATAGAGTCTAAAGAGGCTGCTAAATGTTTATCCGACCTTAGGCTGGGTATTGATCTTGGATTTATAGATCATGTGCCAAAAACGATCCTCAATGAGTTAATGGTATTAACACAACCTGGATTTCTGCAGCAGTATGCAAAAGAAACATTGTCTCCGTCTGAGCGAGATATTAGAAGAGCTTCACTAATTCGTGAAAGATTACAATTAGAAAATAAAGAATAA